The window TTGTGCCAGTTTTGCAGTTGCTTGACCTAATGCGCCGCTGCCAACCACACCCAAAGTGCTACCTGCAACGTCTCCAATCGGATACGTAAAGAAACAGAACTGTTTATTGCGTTGCCACTCGCCCGCTGCGATATCTTGGTGATAACCAAACAAGTTACGGCGCAAAGCAAACAGCATAGCGATAACGTGTTCTGGCACAGAGCGAGTCGCATAGCCACGCACGTTCGCGACAGCAACATTGTGCTGAGCGCAATAGTTGATATCGACGTTGTTGAACCCCGTGGCCGCCACAGCAATCATCTTGAGATTAGGAAGCTGAGATAGAGCAGCTTGGTCGAGCACCACTTTGTTACTGATAACGATATCCGCATCAGTGAGACGCTCAATCACTTGCTCTGGAGAAGTCAGATCGTATTCCACCCAATCATGGGCAAAGCTCGGGCGGGGCACCTGAATTTGAGCGGTGATGGTCGCGCGGTCGAGGAAGACCACTTTAGGCAGTGACATAACAACTCCTTGTTCACTGCCTAAAGATGAATTTATGGACGTGGCAGTGTTTTGTAATCTGGTAATTTACGCTCTGGGTCGAAATAGTCAAAGATCATCGCTTCCGCTTCCGGGTAAAAGTCACAAGGAACAAAAATGCTGCGCAGCAAATGGCATTTCGGATGGTAAAAGCTCAACTCAGCGGCGTGCAGTTCTAGGCGCTCAGAGAAGGCTTTCGCTTCTTCAGTTGCGTAAAACTCATCGCCTACAATCGGGTGACCTAATGCTTGCATGTGAACTCGCAATTGGTGTGAACGACCAGTGATCGGCAACAAACGTACAATCGTCGTCTTTGAACCATCAGGATGCTCTTCTCGCTTCGCTACTTGGAAAAGCGTCTTAGAAGGTTTGCCATCTTCAAAACACACTTTCTGCAACGGACGATTAGGCCAATCACAAATCAGCGGCAGGTCAATCTCACCCTCTTCTTGCTCTATATGACCCCAAACGCGCGCGTAGTAAATCTTATGCGTCAATCGGTATTGAAACTGTTTCTTTAACGCGCTTTCTGCACGTTTGTTCTTCGCCAGTACCATCAAACCGGAAGTGCACATATCTAAGCGATGCACGACTTGAATATCTGGATACTGCTCAGTGAGTCGACTCCACATACTGTCATAGTGCTCAGCGAGACGCCCCGGTACAGAGAGCAAACCCGATGGCTTGTTTACCGCCAAAATTTGCTCATCTTCAAAAACGACATCAATCCAAGGATCGGTTGGTGGATTGTACTCAAGCATTGCCATGGGCAGGATCTCTACAGAATAAAAACGCGCTGATTATACCCAAGAGCCCTCAAGATGCATGCACAAAACACGTTTAATTTTTTCACCAATAAGGGTCGATATAACTTTTTGAAATAACGAAAGTTAACAAGTCAAATTACTAATAAAAATAAAAATAAAACAAGTTGTAAAATTAAATTGACAACCATGCTGAGCATGTTACTTATAGTTTATCGTTGGTGAACAAGGACAATAACAAATGGAATCGGCAGTACCAGATCAACCCCAATCCAAAATCTCCCAATTTGTACGCTCGTTGGGTCCCGGCATTCTCATGGCTTCTGCCGCAGTAGGTGGTTCTCACCTCGTTGCTTCAACAAAAGCTGGTGCCATTTATGGTTGGCAACTCGCCGTACTTATCCTGCTGGTAAACCTTTTTAAATACCCATTTTTCCGAGCAGGCGTGCAGTACACCATGGGTACAGGCAAAACCTTGGTTGAAGGCTACGCTAAGCTAGGTCGCCCATACTTATGGCTGTTCTTGTTTCTCAGCTCCGTATCTGCGGTGATCAATACAGCAGCCCTTCTGATGTTCAGTGCGAGCTTGTTGGGTTACTTCATTCCATTTTCATTGTCGATGGCGTCACTCAGTATCATTGTATTGGTCACGTGCTTGGTGATCCTATTTGCTGGTCATTACAAAGCGCTGGATACGCTCTCGAAAGTCATCATGACCGTACTGACCATTGCGACATTACTAGCAGTGGCGATTGCGTTTGGTAATCCGGTAGAACCCGTTGCGAACTTTGAATCTCCTTCTCCGTGGTCAATTGCAGCAATCGGCTTTATCGTCGTGACCATGGGCTGGATGCCTGCTCCAATCGAGATCTCTTGTTTAACCTCTGCGTGGCTAAAGCGCCAAACCAGCCAACAAGAAGTCACCGCCAAATCTGCGTTGTTTGATTTTAACGTCGGCTACATTGGTACGGCAGTATTGGCATTGGTGTTTGTATCGCTAGGTGCGTTGATGCTACACGGCTCAGGTATCGAGCTTAAAAGCTCTGGCGTGGGCTTCTCCCACCAACTAGTCGGCTTGTACGCTGCAACTATTGGTGAATGGTCGCGCTACCTAATTGCGGTGATTGCGTTCTTCTGCATCTTCGGCAGTACAATTACGGTAATTGATGGCTACTCTCGTGTGATTTCAGACTCTCAACGTCTACTGCGTTCACAACCAGAGACTAACCCAAAAGCCACGTCAGCGATCATGCTTACGGTATCGGTCTTGGCATTAGGTATTGTGGTGTTCTGGGCGTCAGCACTACTACCAATGCTGAACTTTGCTATGGTACTGGCGTTTATGACGACACCGTTCTTCGCGATACTGAACTACATTCTGGTGAGCAAAACCGACTTACCTAAGCCATTAGCGCTGGGTCGTAAATTGAAGTGGCTGTCGATTGCTGGCTTGATTTACTTATTCGGCTTTTTAGCGCTGTTTATTTGGTGGAAGTGGGTAATGTAATTAGCTACAAGCAATTAACAGAACCACTGAGGTAAACAAAGCTCAGATAAAGAAAAAGGTCTTCAATTGAAGACCTTTTTCGTGTATTTGAACGCTGATTAGTTATGGCTGACCACAATCAAACGTAGCGAATCTAACTGAACCTGAGCTTGGTTGATGTAACCTGTTAGCTCTTTAATTTGTTCTTCAATCGATTCAATTTCTTCATCACGGATATTCGGGTTAACCGCTTTCAGTGCTTGTAGACGCTCAAGCTCGGCATTCAAGCTTTGTTGCATGTCTTGATGCGCTTGCTTGCGAACTTCTTCCACTTTCTGCTCAACCAATGCGTCACCCGCTTCGATTAGGCTGTGAATGTCTTTCTGTACTGATGTCACTAGCTTGCTGCCTAGGTGACGGTTTACCGGGCTAAGCTGACGGTTGAAGCCTTCAAACTCAACCTGAGAAGACAGATCGTTACCACGAGCATCCATCATCATGCGAATTGGCGTCTTCGGTAGGAAACGAGTAATGCCGCTGCGTTTTGGTGCTTGTGCATCCACCGCGTAAACCAACTCAAGTAGGATAGTACCCACTGGTAGCGCTTTGTTCTTCAGCAGAGAAACCGCAGAGGTACCCACACCTTCGCTCATCAGAAGATCAATACCGCCTTGAATCATTGGGTGTTCCCAACTGATGAAGTGCATGTCTTCACGAGATAGCGCTGTATCACGGTCAAATGTGATAGTCGCACCTTCGTATGGCAAGCCTGGGTAGCTTGGCACCATCATGTGCTCAGATGGCGTTACCACAAGTGCGTTCTCGCCTTTGTCGTCTTGGTTCAAGCCAATGGTGTCGAACAGAGACAATGCGAACGTAACTAGGTTTGTGTCACCGTCTGTCGATGAGATTTTCTCAACGATCTGCTGCGCTTTCTCGCCACCGTTTGAATGCATCTCTAGTAGACGGTCACGGCCTTGCTCAAGTTGTGATTTCAGCTCTTTGTTCATCTTCGCTGATTCTTCAATCACTTCATCAAGGTTTGAAACATCACCAGACGCCAGCATTTCGATCAGAGCATCAGAGTACTTATCGTAAACCGCGCGACCTGTTGGACAGGTTTCAGCAAACGCGTTTAGACCTTCATCAAACCAACGAGCAAGAATCGCTTGTGACGTGTCTTTTAGGTAAGGCACGTGGATATCGATATCACGCTTCTGACCGATACGATCCAGACGACCAATACGTTGCTCTAGCAAGTCTGGGTTGAACGGCAAATCGAACATCACAAGTTGGTTAGCAAACTGGAAGTTACGACCTTCTGAGCCAATTTCGCTACAGATAAGAACCTGTGCGCCGCCCTCTTCTTGTGCAAAGTAAGCAGCCGCTTTGTCACGCTCAAGAATCGACATGCCTTCGTGGAATACAGTTGCACGAATACCTTCACGCTCACGTAATGCTTGCTCAAGTTGCAGCGCGGTGCTTGCACGAGAAGCGATAACCAGCACTTTGTCGCTGCGTTTCTCTTTTACTTTCTCAAGTAGCCAGTTCACACGTGAGTCAAATTGCCACCAGCTTGAATCTTCGCCTTCAAATTCTTGGAAGATTTCTTCTGGGTAAAGGTTCTTCACTGCGCGTGCTTCCGGCGTCATCTTGCCGCCGATCATGCCTGATACACGCATTGACGTGGTGTACTGCTGTGGAATGTCCATTGGCATTAGATGTACGTTACGCTTCGGGAAGCCTTTGATTGCAGCACGCGTGTTACGGAACAGAACGCGACCAGTACCGTGACGGTCCATTAGGTTATCGATCAGTTCTTGGCGCGCTGACGCTTTCGCTTCTTCATCACTGTCGCTTTCGATAATGCGAAATAGCGGCTCAACGTCTTGCTCAGAAAGCAGTTCCGTAATTTGATTTTTCGCTTCGTCAGGCAGTTTCTCACCAGAGAACAGCGAAGTGATAGCATCCGCCACTGGTGCGTATTGCTCTTCTTCTTCAACGAATGCATCGTAATCGTAGAAACGATCTGGATCTAGCAGACGTAGACGAGCGAAGTGGCTCTCACGACCTAGCTGCTCTGGTGTTGCCGTCAGCAGTAGCACACCCGCAGTGCGTTCTGCCAAGCCTTCTACCACTTGGTATTCGCGGCTTGGTTTGTCTTGGCTCCATTCTAAGTGGTGCGCTTCATCGACAACCAATAGATCCCACTCGCCTTCTAGCGCTTGCTCGAAACGCTTGCGGCTCTTACGTAGGAAATCCAGTGAGCACAGCACATATTGCTGCGTATCAAATGGGTTTTCAGCTTCTGCGAACGCCTCAATACAACGCTCTTCATCGAAGATAGAGAAGTGCAGGTTGAAACGACGCATCATCTCAACAAGCCACTGGTGTTGCAGTGTCTCGGGCACCACGATCAGAATACGTTCAGCACGACCGGACAGCACTTGCTGGTGGATGATCATGCCCGCTTCGATGGTTTTACCCAGACCAACTTCATCCGCTAGCAATACGCGAGGCGCGTGACGACGACCCACTTCATGTGCGATATAAAGCTGATGAGGGATCAAGCCTGCACGCATGCCACACAGACCACGCATTGGGCTCTTGTGTTGCTCAAATTGGTTTTGTAGCGCACGGTAGCGAAGTACAAAGTTGTCCATGCGGTCGATTTGACCTGCGTACAACTTGTCTTGCGGCTTGTTAAAACGAATGTGGTTGCTTAGGAAGATTTCACGCAACACGATCGCCGTTTCTTGCGTGTCTTCACGAGTACCGAAATAGGTGTATAGACCTTCATCTTCCAGTACTTCTTCAACTTTTAATGACCAACCTTCTTGGCAATCGATGACATCACCGACGTTGAACGTTACTCGGGTAACTGGTGCATCGTTACGTGCGTAAACTCGGTTTTCCTCTGATGCTGCAAACATCAATGTCACAGTACGAGCATCCATTGCTACTACGGTACCTAAACCTAAATCGCTTTCCGTATCGCTAATCCAGCGCTGCCCCAAAGCAAATGTCATGAATTGACTACCTCGTTGTTGTTTCTTGTTGGTCTCTACCCATCCCGCTGGGCATGGATAATAAGTTTAGATCTGATTCTGGCTTCTGCTATGCCAATCGTGCTTGTCATGCCACTTTGCGCTGTGCATTTTTAAGCCAGCTGAACATGATAAATCGGGCGTAGCCTATACGCAGAAAAAGGTCGCTAATCTTACTTGAAGCTGTGATTTAGGTCACGCCGAAACCGCCCAGAGGGGCAACTTTTTTTCCTGAATTAGGAATGCAATCAAATTGTAAAAAACTCATGACAATTATTAAGTTGTAAGAAGTAAATTTTACGTATACTTCTATTGAGGGGCGCTTAGAGTCATCAAACATGATTTGAGCGCATTTAGTACACGATTAGGATCAACACGGGTTTGCAGTAAGTTGTCTTGCTACTCGGTTGCGCACTAACCGACATTGCCCGACAACCTCTATTGCAAGCAATCAGAGTTAGGAAGAATGTTCCTTCTTAGCTACTAGCCAGCAAAGCCGCGCTGCGGCAAGGAGACGCTATGGGCGATACCGATCGGAAACTGTTTGTACTTGATACCAACATTCTTCTTCATGAACCCTTCGCCATCTTCTCTTTCCAAGAACACGATGTCGTCATCCCAATGACTGTGTTGGAAGAACTCGACCGAATCAAAGACAGTAAACGTGATGTAGCAAGGGATGCACGCGTTGCGATTCGCGCTTTGGAAGATCTGTTTAGAGACGCAACACCGGATGAAATCTCAGAAGGTATTCCGGTTTCTAAAGATAACCCAAGCCAAGGCACCATCTCTATTTTGGCGGACTTCGAGTTGCAGGAAACCGTCAAAGCTTTCGCCGACAAAGCCGGTGACAACCGCATACTCAATGCGGTGCTTTATCTGCAAAACAAACGTGCACCACGAGAAGTTGTGCTCGTAACCAAAGACATCAACATGCGTTTAAGAGCCAAAGGTGCTGGTGTACGCTTCGTTGAAGACTATCGTACGGATCAACTGATTGATGATGTCCAATACCTCACCAAAGGCTTCCAACAGCGTGAAGGCGACTTTTGGAGTGGTGTGGACGAAGTTGATAGTTACGCGCTGGGTGGAAAAACGTTCCATAAACTCAGCCGCGAACCGTTCGAGCCGACCTTTATCAACCAATACGTGATTGATGAAGAGAGTGATTTTGTAGGACGAGTAGAAACCATCAATGAGGATAAGGTTACGCTGCTCGATCTGAGTCGTGAGCGCATGATGCATCGTCGCGCTTGGGACATTACACCGAAAAATATCTACCAAGGCATGGCGATGGATGCCCTACTCGACCCTGATATTGATTTGGTGATTCTGACCGGTGCTGCAGGTAGTGGTAAGACACTGCTCGCCATGGCTGCGGCACTGGAACAAACCATTGAAAAAGGCATGTTCGATAAGATCATCGTAACGCGTAACACGCCAGACATTGGTGAGTCGATTGGTTTCTTGCCGGGCTCGGAAGAAGAGAAAATGATGCCTTGGTTAGCAGCGGTGACCGATACCTTGGAAGCGCTGCACAAGAACGACCATTGCACCGAAGGCTCGATGAAGTACATCTGCGATAAAGCCAACATTCAGTTTAAATCGATCAACTTTATGCGTGGCCGCTCGATCCAGAATGCATTTGTCCTACTCGATGAGTGTCAGAACTTAACCGCTTCACAAATCAAAACCATCATCACCCGTTGTGGTGAAGGCACCAAGATTGTGTGTTCGGGTAACTTGGCACAGATTGATTCTCACTACCTCACGCCAGTGACGTCTGGTTTGACGTATATGGTTGAACGCTTCAAGAACTTTGAAGGCAGCGCCAATATTCACCTCAATGGTGTGGTGCGCAGTCGCTTGGCTGAATTTGCGGAAGAGAACCTATAACGAATACTCTCCCCCTAAAAACAAAAGAGCGCTCAATGAGCGCTCTTTTTAATTCTGCTTCAGATGAAGTTTATTCAGTACCACCCACGGTGATGGAATCGAGCTTCAATGTTGGCTGACCAACGCCAACTGGTACGCTTTGACCCGCCTTACCACACACGCCAACACCTCTGTCAATGCTTAGGTCGTTACCCACCATAGAAACTTGCTGCATCGCTTCAATGCCAGAGCCAATCAGCGTTGCGCCTTTCACTGGCCGAGTGATTTTGCCATCTTCAATCAAGTACGCTTCTGATGCTGAGAATACGAACTTACCAGAAGTGATGTCCACCTGACCGCCACCGAAGTTTGGTGCGTACAGACCTTTCTTCACCGTAGAGATGATCTCTTCTGGCGTGTGCTCACCCGGTAGCATGTAAGTGTTAGTCATACGTGGCATTGGTAGGTGCGCGTAAGACTCGCGGCGACCGTTACCTGTTGGGTTTACACCCATTAGGCGTGCGTTCAACTTGTCTTGCATGTAGCCCTTAAGCACACCATTTTCGATAAGCGTGTTGTATTGACCGTTCACACCTTCATCATCGACGTTCAATGATCCGCGTAGGTCTTTTAGCGTGCAATCATCCACGATAGTACAAAGCGGAGACGTCACTTGCTCGCCCATCTTGCCAGAGAATACTGACGACTCTTTACGGTTGAAGTCACCCTCTAAACCGTGACCTACCGCTTCGTGCAGCAATACGCCCGGCCAGCCAGAGCCAAGTACCACAGGCATCATGCCTGCAGGTGCAGCTTCTGCTTCTAGGTTCACTAGCGCCATACGAATCGCTTCATCAGCGAATTGGAAGGCTTGTTTCACACCGTTCGTTTCAGACAGGAAGAAGTCGTAACCGAAACGACCACCGCCACCAGCGCTACCGCGTTCACGGCGATCGCCTTTTTCAGCAAGAACACTGATTGATAGACGGACAAGCGGACGAATGTCACCAGCGTAAGTACCGTCGGTTGCAGCAACCAACATTTGCTCATGCACACCGCTGATGCTGATCGATACTTCTTTGATGAGTGGCTCTTTGGTACGGATATACGCGTCCAGAGACAACAACAGTTCGGTTTTTTGTTGCTTTTCCCAGCTTGCTAATGGGTTTACCGCATCGTAGTAAGCTTGGTTATCAGAACGTTTGAATGCATGCACTTTGCCATTTTGGCCTTGCTGCGCAATACCACGCGCGGCAATAGCACTTTGCTTCAAACCGTCTAATTGAATTTGGTCTGAATAGGCGAAACCGGTTTTTTCGCCTATGACTGCTCGTACACCGACACCACAGTCAATATTGAAAGAGCCATCTTTAATGATGCTGTCTTCTAGAACCAGAGACTCGTGCCAGCTGGACTGAAAATAAATGTCCGCATAATCGATCTGGCGCGTCGCAATGCTCGCTAGTGTGTCAGCGATGTCTTGCTCTGTCAGACCGTTTGGGGCAAGGAGTGCCTGTTCTATTTGGTTTATGCTCATAGTTAGCTCTTTTATTTCCGTTTCAATTCATTTTGAAAGCGACTGTGTTGAGTCAGCGGCATATTCTGCCTTACTTGCTGGTTGTGTGACAAATCTATCTCAGCCACCAGCAAGCCTACTTGGTCATTCAATTGTTGGTGAACGCTTCCCCAAGGGTCAATCACCATGGAATGCCCCCAAGTTTGACGGCCACATGGGTGCGTTCCCGTTTGCCCGCAGGCAAGAATCCAGCATTGGGTTTCAATGGCACGCGCTCGAAGTAACACTTCCCAATGTGCTTCTCCCGTTACCGCGGTAAAGGCAGCGGGTACAACTATAATTTGAGCCCCTGCTAAGCGTAACGCTTTAAACAATTCAGGAAAGCGTACGTCGTAGCAAATACTTAAGCCTACCGTACCAATATTGGTCTCTGCCGTCACGATGCGATTGCCCGCGGCAAAGGTATCCGATTCACGATAACTGCCATGCCCATCGGCGACATCGACGTCAAACATATGCAGCTTATCGTAGTGAGCAATGCACTCGCCTTGCGGTGAGAAGACCAATGTCGTCGTGGTAACACCTTGCTCAGCGCGGATCGGTATGCTGCCCACAATTAAAGTCAGTTGGTGGTGCTGTGCGATATCAGATAAACGCTGCTGAATTGGACCGTCACCCAAAGTTTCTGCGTTCTGGTGATACGCCGCTCGGTTGGCAAATTGTGTGGTGTTTTCTGGTGTCACAACCAGCTTCACACCTTGCTCAGCAGCCAAGGCACATTGCTTAGCAATGAAGTCCAGATTCTGCTCGATATCTGGACCCGATGTCATTTGAATGATGCCAACACGTTCCATGTTTTCTATTCCTTGTTCGTCAGAAGGTCAACTGTGCAATCACTTCGCTTGCTCACGCAGTTTTTCTGGCAACTTGTATTCGCCCTTGCTTCGCGAAACCTCTTTTACAGTCGGCGAATCAAGCGGACCTTTCACTTCGTAATTTACTTGTGTGAAAACTTCCACCACTGGAGAGATAACCGTCGAAATCGCCAGTACATACAATGCCGTTTGAGGCGCTACTGCGAAGGCGGTCAGCATTGGGATACCTGAAGTAATGTCTGGGGTAAAGTTCACTTCCGCATCCACCAAACGGGTGTTCATATCAGCGATACCGCGGATTTTCATCTCACCAGCAAGGGCATCCATCTCGATATCATTAGTGATAAACACACCATCTTGGATTTTGCCTGTCCCCGTAATCGAGTTAAAGGCCATGCCCTTGTCGAATACGTCGGTAAAGTCGAGCTGCATCTTACGAATGATAGAGTCGAGGCTGAATAGGCCAAGCAGTCGAGCAGCGCCGCTGACTTCAGTGATCACGCCTTTTCCGAATTCGGTAGACACGTCACCTTGTAAACTTTGCGTCTTCATCGACCAAGGTGCACCATCCCAACCCAACTTGGCATTGATTTCAAACGGTGCCTGCTGAATGCCTGAGGTAATACCAAAACGCTCCATCAAATCACTGTTGTTCTCACCTTTCACCTTCATGGTTAGATTTGAATGACTACGTTCTTTCGTCAGTTCCCACCATCCGCTCATATCCACACGGTTTTGACCACTGCTAAAGTTTACATTCTTCCATTCAAGGCGGTTGTTAGCGCGTGCCACATCCACATTCACTTTGCCGACTTTATAGCCCTGCAACCAAAAGTCATCGATGCTCAAGGTTAAGTTTGGCATCTCTGCATGGAACTTGCGGTCAAAGTTTGAGATAAGCGGTGCCGCTTGATCTTCGCTGGCAAACAAGGAACCTCGCTCTTTAGTCATCTCATCGAAGCCCGGAATGTACAAATGTAGATGATCCAGTGAAACAGACAGCTCAGACGGCTTGAGGTAGTTCGCTTTACCTTTTACTTCCTGACTATCTACATCAAGCTGCCAGCTTAAGTTCTTCTTACGCGCATTTAAGTTCACGTCATGGAACTCAATCCCACCAAGTTCTAAGTTTTGTACGTCCATACTCACGCGCGTAGGTACAGGAATCGTCGACGTTTTCATACTCGACAGCACTGACTGCGTCGTGCTTTGAGGAACGTGCATTAAGTCTGACCACTTATCAAGGCTCAAATCATCTAGACGAATCGAGGCATCGTGCCCGACGACTGGGCTGATCTTGAAGCCACCATTGCCAACCACAAGATTAGTCGCCGTTAACTGAGGTACGTCGCCAGAAATATCGATTTCAGTCTGGTACTTCGCATTCGGAATTTGTAATCGCGCAGAAATGCTTTCTTGGTTACCAGAAGCTTGC is drawn from Vibrio campbellii CAIM 519 = NBRC 15631 = ATCC 25920 and contains these coding sequences:
- the tldD gene encoding metalloprotease TldD — its product is MSINQIEQALLAPNGLTEQDIADTLASIATRQIDYADIYFQSSWHESLVLEDSIIKDGSFNIDCGVGVRAVIGEKTGFAYSDQIQLDGLKQSAIAARGIAQQGQNGKVHAFKRSDNQAYYDAVNPLASWEKQQKTELLLSLDAYIRTKEPLIKEVSISISGVHEQMLVAATDGTYAGDIRPLVRLSISVLAEKGDRRERGSAGGGGRFGYDFFLSETNGVKQAFQFADEAIRMALVNLEAEAAPAGMMPVVLGSGWPGVLLHEAVGHGLEGDFNRKESSVFSGKMGEQVTSPLCTIVDDCTLKDLRGSLNVDDEGVNGQYNTLIENGVLKGYMQDKLNARLMGVNPTGNGRRESYAHLPMPRMTNTYMLPGEHTPEEIISTVKKGLYAPNFGGGQVDITSGKFVFSASEAYLIEDGKITRPVKGATLIGSGIEAMQQVSMVGNDLSIDRGVGVCGKAGQSVPVGVGQPTLKLDSITVGGTE
- the rapA gene encoding RNA polymerase-associated protein RapA, encoding MTFALGQRWISDTESDLGLGTVVAMDARTVTLMFAASEENRVYARNDAPVTRVTFNVGDVIDCQEGWSLKVEEVLEDEGLYTYFGTREDTQETAIVLREIFLSNHIRFNKPQDKLYAGQIDRMDNFVLRYRALQNQFEQHKSPMRGLCGMRAGLIPHQLYIAHEVGRRHAPRVLLADEVGLGKTIEAGMIIHQQVLSGRAERILIVVPETLQHQWLVEMMRRFNLHFSIFDEERCIEAFAEAENPFDTQQYVLCSLDFLRKSRKRFEQALEGEWDLLVVDEAHHLEWSQDKPSREYQVVEGLAERTAGVLLLTATPEQLGRESHFARLRLLDPDRFYDYDAFVEEEEQYAPVADAITSLFSGEKLPDEAKNQITELLSEQDVEPLFRIIESDSDEEAKASARQELIDNLMDRHGTGRVLFRNTRAAIKGFPKRNVHLMPMDIPQQYTTSMRVSGMIGGKMTPEARAVKNLYPEEIFQEFEGEDSSWWQFDSRVNWLLEKVKEKRSDKVLVIASRASTALQLEQALREREGIRATVFHEGMSILERDKAAAYFAQEEGGAQVLICSEIGSEGRNFQFANQLVMFDLPFNPDLLEQRIGRLDRIGQKRDIDIHVPYLKDTSQAILARWFDEGLNAFAETCPTGRAVYDKYSDALIEMLASGDVSNLDEVIEESAKMNKELKSQLEQGRDRLLEMHSNGGEKAQQIVEKISSTDGDTNLVTFALSLFDTIGLNQDDKGENALVVTPSEHMMVPSYPGLPYEGATITFDRDTALSREDMHFISWEHPMIQGGIDLLMSEGVGTSAVSLLKNKALPVGTILLELVYAVDAQAPKRSGITRFLPKTPIRMMMDARGNDLSSQVEFEGFNRQLSPVNRHLGSKLVTSVQKDIHSLIEAGDALVEQKVEEVRKQAHQDMQQSLNAELERLQALKAVNPNIRDEEIESIEEQIKELTGYINQAQVQLDSLRLIVVSHN
- a CDS encoding PhoH family protein, which encodes MGDTDRKLFVLDTNILLHEPFAIFSFQEHDVVIPMTVLEELDRIKDSKRDVARDARVAIRALEDLFRDATPDEISEGIPVSKDNPSQGTISILADFELQETVKAFADKAGDNRILNAVLYLQNKRAPREVVLVTKDINMRLRAKGAGVRFVEDYRTDQLIDDVQYLTKGFQQREGDFWSGVDEVDSYALGGKTFHKLSREPFEPTFINQYVIDEESDFVGRVETINEDKVTLLDLSRERMMHRRAWDITPKNIYQGMAMDALLDPDIDLVILTGAAGSGKTLLAMAAALEQTIEKGMFDKIIVTRNTPDIGESIGFLPGSEEEKMMPWLAAVTDTLEALHKNDHCTEGSMKYICDKANIQFKSINFMRGRSIQNAFVLLDECQNLTASQIKTIITRCGEGTKIVCSGNLAQIDSHYLTPVTSGLTYMVERFKNFEGSANIHLNGVVRSRLAEFAEENL
- a CDS encoding carbon-nitrogen hydrolase family protein, translated to MERVGIIQMTSGPDIEQNLDFIAKQCALAAEQGVKLVVTPENTTQFANRAAYHQNAETLGDGPIQQRLSDIAQHHQLTLIVGSIPIRAEQGVTTTTLVFSPQGECIAHYDKLHMFDVDVADGHGSYRESDTFAAGNRIVTAETNIGTVGLSICYDVRFPELFKALRLAGAQIIVVPAAFTAVTGEAHWEVLLRARAIETQCWILACGQTGTHPCGRQTWGHSMVIDPWGSVHQQLNDQVGLLVAEIDLSHNQQVRQNMPLTQHSRFQNELKRK
- a CDS encoding NRAMP family divalent metal transporter, translated to MESAVPDQPQSKISQFVRSLGPGILMASAAVGGSHLVASTKAGAIYGWQLAVLILLVNLFKYPFFRAGVQYTMGTGKTLVEGYAKLGRPYLWLFLFLSSVSAVINTAALLMFSASLLGYFIPFSLSMASLSIIVLVTCLVILFAGHYKALDTLSKVIMTVLTIATLLAVAIAFGNPVEPVANFESPSPWSIAAIGFIVVTMGWMPAPIEISCLTSAWLKRQTSQQEVTAKSALFDFNVGYIGTAVLALVFVSLGALMLHGSGIELKSSGVGFSHQLVGLYAATIGEWSRYLIAVIAFFCIFGSTITVIDGYSRVISDSQRLLRSQPETNPKATSAIMLTVSVLALGIVVFWASALLPMLNFAMVLAFMTTPFFAILNYILVSKTDLPKPLALGRKLKWLSIAGLIYLFGFLALFIWWKWVM
- the rluA gene encoding bifunctional tRNA pseudouridine(32) synthase/23S rRNA pseudouridine(746) synthase RluA, with protein sequence MAMLEYNPPTDPWIDVVFEDEQILAVNKPSGLLSVPGRLAEHYDSMWSRLTEQYPDIQVVHRLDMCTSGLMVLAKNKRAESALKKQFQYRLTHKIYYARVWGHIEQEEGEIDLPLICDWPNRPLQKVCFEDGKPSKTLFQVAKREEHPDGSKTTIVRLLPITGRSHQLRVHMQALGHPIVGDEFYATEEAKAFSERLELHAAELSFYHPKCHLLRSIFVPCDFYPEAEAMIFDYFDPERKLPDYKTLPRP
- a CDS encoding D-2-hydroxyacid dehydrogenase produces the protein MSLPKVVFLDRATITAQIQVPRPSFAHDWVEYDLTSPEQVIERLTDADIVISNKVVLDQAALSQLPNLKMIAVAATGFNNVDINYCAQHNVAVANVRGYATRSVPEHVIAMLFALRRNLFGYHQDIAAGEWQRNKQFCFFTYPIGDVAGSTLGVVGSGALGQATAKLAQALGMNVVFAERKGVTECREGYVSFAEVLEQADAITLHCPLNDETRNLIGEAELKLMKPTSILINTGRGGLVDEQALVDGLKQGEIAGAGVDVFTQEPANESNPLIANMHLPNLLLTPHVAWGSDSSIQRLAEILIENINAFERGESLNRLA